CAGGTACCAGGTGGCGGAGGGCGAGGTTACCCCGATGGAGTCGTGAGCCCAGGTCCTGCCGTTTCCGTACATGGCCCTCTCGCAGATCACCTCGCCGTCCAGGCAGTCCACCCGCGTGGAGAGGTCGTAATCGGTGGTGAAGCTCCCGAGATTGAAGCTGCGCCTGGAGGCGGCCGGGATCTCCACGTTGGTGAGGTCCGGTTTCACCACCGGTCCCCCTCCCGTCTGCAGCACGATATTCACGTGCACCGCCTGCTGTCCGGGGTTCTGCACCAGCAGCCAGGTCTCCATGCCTCCGTCCGTGGAGCCCTCAGCGAGGTACCACGTCTGCAAGGTCTGCGAGGCGACGGTGATCAGGGTGGGGTCGTCGGGGTCTGCCGTCCTGGGGTCGTCGGTGACCATCTCCTTGTCCGGGCTGCCGTCGCCGTCGGAATCATATCGCAAAGTACCCTGGTTGGAGATGACCGTGCCTCCCGGTATCCCGGCGTCCACCCTGACCCGGAAGGAGATGAAGACGAAGCTGGTGGCGGCCATCTCCCCGTTCCAGGACAGGAGCCCGGTGGCGGCCTGGTAGGAGATCTCGCCCACGGGTTCCCCGTTGATGTCCAGCGCCCGTGCGCTGTCCGCTACGTAGGAGGTGTGCGCGGGTATGGGGTCCTGCAGGCGCGCCTGCAGAGCCGCCGGATTGGCGTTCCCCAGTATGAGGTCGTAGCGGATGTCCTCTCCCGGCAGGAGCGAGCCTCCGTTGGGGTCCGCGGCCGTCTTCCAGGCGGACACATTGCCCAACGACTGTCCCACCACCACCCGCGTGGGGTCGTCATCTACCTGGAGGGTACGCGGGTCGTCGGAGGGCTCGACGCTCTCCTTGACGCCGTCGCCGTCGGCGTCCCAGTGCAAGTCCCCCTGGTTGGCCACCTCCGACCCCGGAGAGAGGGTGTCGGACAGCGCCACGCTGAAGGAGATCACCACCGCGTTCGCGGCGCCCGGCTGGATACTTCCATTCCAGGTCACCCTGGTGTTGGCAAAATCGTAGGCAACGGTTCCTCCTCCCTGGACCACCCGGGCGGAGATCGGCACATAGAGGGTGTTGGCGGGTATGGGGTCCTCGAGCTCGTTGCCCGCGGTGTCGGCGATGGCGGTGTCGCCGAGGTTTACCATGGTGATGAAGTAGTTGATGATGTCTCCCGGCGCCACGTCCCCCCCGTTGGCGTCCACGGCCGCCTTGTAGACCTCGGGAAGGGGCGCAGCGTGCGCGCTCCCCGGAAAGAGATGGAAGCCCATTAACAGGCTGGCCAGGAGCAGCACAAACAACGAAACAAGCGACGGTCCTTTCACTTTCATCTCCCGCTCACTCCCTCTCTTCATTTGCCGCCTGCGCATCAAGCCGCGTCGGCCCCTACTCGAGCAGGATAAGGGGTGCGTGCCCGACGGCTTCACCCCCTCCCGGTGGCCCATAGGGCGATTTTAATGGAACCCGGTGGTTTTATCACCCCCCAGTGGGCGGCAGGGGGCGATCGGGTTATCATGGAGTGCAAGGCACGGAAGGGAAAACGGGGAGGCGGTTGGAATGCGCGATCTACGCGGCAAGGCGGTGGTGGTCACCGGGGCGGCCAGCGGCATAGGTAAAGAGATGGCGCTGGCATTCGCGAGGAGGGGGGCACGCCTGGCCGTCGCGGACATCGACGAAAAGGGTCTGCTGGACTTGCGGGGGGAACTCGAGAGGATGGGAGCGGATGTGCACCACCGAGTGGTGGACGTCTCGGACCCGGGGCAGGTGGAAAGCTGGTGTGAGGAGGTCTACGCAGAGTTCGGCCGGGTGGACGTGCTCTGCAACAACGCCGGGGTGGCGGTGGGAGGGCTTTTCGAGGACGTCACCCTCGACGACTGGCGTTGGATAGTGGGGGTCAACCTCTGGGGCGTCATCCACGGCTGCCACTTCTTCTACCCGCGCATGATCGCCCAGGGCGGGGGTGGGCATATCGTCAACACCGCCTCCGGGGCTGGTCTTGCCCCGCTTCCCTTCCTGACCGCTTATTGCTGCACCAAGTACGCCGTGGTGGGGTTCTCGGAGACCCTGCGCGCGGAGGCGGCCCTGCACGGCATCGGGGTCTCGACCGTCTGCCCCGGCGTGGTCGATACCCCCATCACCCGGGCCGCGAAGCTGGTATCGAGGACCGAACGCTCCGCGCCCCGAGAGCTCCAGGAGAAGATCGTCCGCATCTACCGGCGCCGCCATTACACCCCGGACCGGGTGGCGGCGGCGGCGGTGAAGGCCGTGGAGAAGAACCGGGGCGTGGTCCCCGTCTGTCCCGAGACCTATCTCGGGGACTGGCTGCACCGCCTCAACCGCCGGATCAACGATGCCCTCTTCGCGCGCGCGGTGAAGATGTTCTTGAAATACCTGTAGGCCTCATCGTCTTCCAGGGCTCGCCCGCAAGCCCGACCCCACGTTCTTCTTTGCCTTATCCCGTGTGAATGCAACGGGCGGGACAAGCATGCCGAGGTTCGGCGGGATATGGCTCAGGCAGGTCCGTAGGCCATCGAGCTCAGGTGCCGCGTACGATGCCGGTGGGGTGAGGTGAGGGTGTGTCTGCGATTACCCCCGACCTTCATCGTTCAGGTCCAGGACCGGCGGCCTCACCGGTCCGCCCGCCCTCAGGGAGCCAGGAGTTCGGCCGGGGTCTAGAAGCGGCAGACTCGACCCCTTATCACGGGGGTAAGGGGTCGCAGCGCTTCGTAGCTCTGGTGTCCGCCGAGATGGCGGAAGATGATATCTCCCCGTGTAACGCCGCCTCACGCCGGCCCCGGCGGTCTCGCCGTGCCCTCCTTGCAGCCTCATGCGCAAATAGAAAAAGGCGGGCGCATCTCCCGCGCCCGCCTTCACAGAGGCCTCTATTCCCAGACGTACTTTCCTTTTTCCTCCGCCGGCGCCTCGGCCACCGCCTCTTCGGCGGGCGCCTCCTCCTCCCCTGCAGCTTCCTCTACCGCCGCAGGTTCTTCCGCCTTGACCGCCGGCTCGGATGCCGGAACCTCCTCCGCGGCGGCCTCTTTCTCGCCCTCGGATGATTCCGCGGCCGCCGCAAGGTCGGCCTTAGTGGCATATTCCTCGTATTCGATGAGCAGGCTCTGGCTCTTGAGCAGCAGTTCCCGCATGGGGGCTATCTGCTGCACGATCTGATCCCTGATGGTGGAGAAGGAGGAGAGGATGTGGGATTTCTCGCGCTCGAGGTCCTCGAGGATGCGGTCGCTTCTTTCCTGGGCTTTCTTGATGATCGCCGCCGCCTGGCTGCGTGCTTCCTGGAGGATGTTGCCCGCGCTCTTCTGGGCGTTCATCAAGGCCGTCTGCAGTGTCTTCTGCATCTCATCGAACTGGGCGACCTTGCGCTCCATCCCTGCCACGGCCTCCTCGAGCTGCTTGTTCCTGTTGATCAGCTTCTCCAAGTCGTCGGCGATAACGTCCAGAAAGGCGTCGACCTCTTCCTTGTCGTAGCCCCCGGAGCCCACGGTGCCGAACTCCTTAAGATGAATGTCCATCGGGCTTATCGCCATTGCCATCTCCTCCTTCAGTTACAAGCCCAGTCCACGTTGCGGGCAGCCTCTCTCCACCTCACCCATCAAATACTACTGCCTTCTGCATTTTTCTGCTACTATAGCAGCTTTTTTGCCTCTTTGCGATACCGCGGGAACGGATGTCCCGCAGCCGGGACGTACCTGGACTTTTCAACTATTTCTACCCCTTCGGTCCCTCTTCCTTTGTTGCGCCGGAGGCCGTGTGCGAGCGGAGGCGGCGCTCCCCTGCTCGCGGGGAATCCACCGTGGCCCGCCTTTGTTGAGAAAACGGCTCCAGCGAGGCCTCCCGTCGAGA
This portion of the Actinomycetota bacterium genome encodes:
- a CDS encoding DivIVA domain-containing protein — translated: MAISPMDIHLKEFGTVGSGGYDKEEVDAFLDVIADDLEKLINRNKQLEEAVAGMERKVAQFDEMQKTLQTALMNAQKSAGNILQEARSQAAAIIKKAQERSDRILEDLEREKSHILSSFSTIRDQIVQQIAPMRELLLKSQSLLIEYEEYATKADLAAAAESSEGEKEAAAEEVPASEPAVKAEEPAAVEEAAGEEEAPAEEAVAEAPAEEKGKYVWE
- a CDS encoding SDR family NAD(P)-dependent oxidoreductase is translated as MRDLRGKAVVVTGAASGIGKEMALAFARRGARLAVADIDEKGLLDLRGELERMGADVHHRVVDVSDPGQVESWCEEVYAEFGRVDVLCNNAGVAVGGLFEDVTLDDWRWIVGVNLWGVIHGCHFFYPRMIAQGGGGHIVNTASGAGLAPLPFLTAYCCTKYAVVGFSETLRAEAALHGIGVSTVCPGVVDTPITRAAKLVSRTERSAPRELQEKIVRIYRRRHYTPDRVAAAAVKAVEKNRGVVPVCPETYLGDWLHRLNRRINDALFARAVKMFLKYL